A genomic window from Streptomyces broussonetiae includes:
- a CDS encoding alkaline phosphatase D family protein, whose amino-acid sequence MTSRNRSSEVLRGLGPLSPRRRTVVKAAAATAVLAGPLAAALPARATNQAPSFLHGVASGDPLPDGILLWTRVTPTAEALPGSGIGPDTKVSWVVATDKALTNVVAKGSTTATAASDHTVKADIRGLQPATDYWFRFSAGGTDSAVARTRTAPAADAAVAGLRFGVVTCANWEAGYFASYRHLAARSDLDAWLHLGDYIYEYKSGEYAARGKVVRPHAPANEIITLTDYRIRHGKYKTDPDLQALHLKAPVIAIWDDHEFADNAWSGGAVNHTEGAEGTWAARKAAAKQAYFEWMPVRPAVEGTTYRRLRFGKLADLSLLDLRSFRSQQANAGSGSVDDPNRTITGRAQLDWLKAGLKASDTRWRLVGNSVMIAPFVIGSLTADLLRPLAKLLDLPQDGIGVNTDQWDGYTHDRRELLDHLRSNAIGNTVFLTGDIHMSWANDVPVDAGTYPLSPSAATEFVITSVTSDNLDDIVKVPEGVVSAVAAPLIEAANRHVHWVDTDRHGYGVLDITADRAQMDYYVLSDRTDPNATSKWERSYRTRSGTQKVERTYDPV is encoded by the coding sequence GTGACCAGTCGAAACCGATCGTCCGAGGTGCTTCGCGGCCTCGGCCCCCTCTCTCCCCGCCGCCGTACGGTCGTCAAGGCCGCGGCGGCGACCGCTGTGCTGGCGGGTCCGCTCGCCGCAGCCCTTCCGGCGCGCGCGACCAACCAGGCCCCGTCTTTCCTCCACGGCGTCGCCTCCGGCGACCCGCTGCCCGACGGCATCCTGCTGTGGACCCGGGTGACCCCGACCGCCGAGGCCCTGCCGGGCTCCGGGATCGGCCCGGACACCAAGGTGAGCTGGGTCGTCGCCACGGACAAGGCGCTGACGAACGTCGTCGCCAAGGGATCCACCACCGCCACGGCCGCCTCCGACCACACCGTGAAGGCCGACATCCGCGGCCTGCAACCGGCGACCGACTACTGGTTCCGGTTCTCGGCCGGCGGCACCGACTCCGCGGTGGCCCGCACCCGTACCGCCCCGGCGGCGGACGCCGCCGTGGCCGGGCTGCGCTTCGGCGTGGTCACCTGCGCCAACTGGGAGGCCGGCTACTTCGCCTCCTACCGTCACCTCGCGGCCCGCAGCGACCTCGACGCCTGGCTGCACCTGGGCGACTACATCTACGAGTACAAGTCCGGCGAGTACGCGGCCCGCGGCAAGGTCGTCCGCCCGCACGCGCCCGCCAACGAGATCATCACGCTCACCGACTACCGGATCCGGCACGGCAAGTACAAGACCGACCCCGACCTGCAGGCCCTGCACCTGAAGGCACCGGTCATCGCGATCTGGGACGACCACGAGTTCGCCGACAACGCCTGGTCGGGCGGCGCGGTCAACCACACCGAGGGCGCCGAGGGCACCTGGGCCGCCCGCAAGGCCGCCGCCAAACAGGCCTACTTCGAGTGGATGCCGGTCCGCCCCGCCGTCGAGGGCACCACCTACCGACGGCTGCGCTTCGGCAAGCTCGCCGACCTGTCCCTGCTGGACCTGCGCTCCTTCCGCTCCCAGCAGGCGAACGCGGGCAGCGGCTCGGTGGACGACCCGAACCGCACGATCACCGGACGCGCCCAGCTCGACTGGCTGAAGGCCGGGCTGAAGGCCTCCGACACCAGGTGGCGGCTGGTGGGCAACTCGGTCATGATCGCCCCGTTCGTCATCGGCTCGCTCACCGCCGACCTGCTGAGGCCGCTCGCCAAGCTGCTCGACCTGCCGCAGGACGGCATCGGCGTGAACACCGACCAGTGGGACGGCTACACCCACGACCGCCGTGAGCTCCTCGACCACCTGCGCTCGAACGCCATCGGCAACACCGTCTTCCTCACCGGTGACATCCACATGTCCTGGGCCAACGACGTGCCGGTGGACGCGGGCACGTATCCGCTGTCGCCGTCGGCGGCCACCGAGTTCGTGATCACCTCGGTGACCTCCGACAACCTCGACGACATCGTCAAGGTCCCCGAGGGCGTGGTCTCCGCGGTCGCCGCGCCGCTCATCGAGGCCGCCAACCGGCACGTCCACTGGGTCGACACCGACCGGCACGGCTACGGCGTCCTGGACATCACCGCCGACCGGGCGCAGATGGACTACTACGTCCTGTCCGACCGCACCGACCCGAACGCGACGTCCAAGTGGGAGCGTTCGTACCGCACCCGCAGCGGCACGCAGAAGGTCGAGCGGACCTACGACCCGGTGTAG
- a CDS encoding dienelactone hydrolase family protein, translating to MNIMLFHSTYGLRPAVREAADRLRAAGHEVWTPDLFEGRTFDTVEEGMAYKEEIGKDELLKRAVLAAAPYSDRGLVYAGFSLGASIAQTLALGDDKARGLLLLHGTSDIAPNAQADDLPVQLHVAEPDPFETDDWLSAWYLQMGRTGADVEVYRYAGAGHLYTDPELPDYDAEAAEATWRVALGFLDSLEAA from the coding sequence ATGAACATCATGCTCTTTCATTCGACCTACGGCCTCAGGCCCGCGGTGCGCGAGGCCGCGGACCGGCTGCGCGCGGCGGGCCACGAGGTGTGGACGCCCGACCTCTTCGAGGGCCGCACGTTCGACACCGTCGAGGAGGGCATGGCGTACAAGGAGGAGATCGGCAAGGACGAGCTGCTGAAGCGGGCCGTGCTCGCGGCGGCGCCGTACTCCGATCGCGGGCTGGTGTACGCGGGCTTCTCGCTGGGCGCCTCCATCGCCCAGACCCTCGCCCTCGGTGACGACAAGGCGCGCGGGCTGCTGCTTCTGCACGGCACGTCGGACATCGCGCCGAACGCGCAGGCGGACGACCTGCCGGTGCAGCTGCACGTGGCCGAGCCGGACCCGTTCGAGACGGACGACTGGCTGAGCGCCTGGTATCTCCAGATGGGCCGGACCGGCGCGGATGTGGAGGTCTACCGCTACGCGGGGGCCGGGCACCTGTACACCGACCCCGAGCTGCCCGACTACGACGCCGAGGCCGCCGAGGCCACCTGGCGGGTGGCACTCGGCTTCCTCGACAGCCTGGAGGCGGCGTAG
- a CDS encoding mechanosensitive ion channel family protein has protein sequence MEDALRPVIVICASVLITLAIGWATDRLLHKAAERNHDSPLWELLRRARIPYQLVLCTALLRGSYDQTKVLERHQAGIARTLTLVLIGSAAWLVIRIAAAVVETTYRRYARVHQDAARVRRVRTQVELIMRVVSAIVIVVAIASMLLTFPAMRAAGASLLASAGILGIVAGVAAQSTLSNMFAGLQIAFGDMVRIGDTVVVDGEWGTVDEITLTFLTVRTWDERRITMPVSYFTSKPFENWSRGTPQMTGTVFWHLDHSAPVEAMREKLRDILRECPAWDGRSYSLVVTDSTPSTLQVRALMTAKDSADIWTVRVAVREQMITWLVREHPYALPRVNTAAAVLPPHHLPSLDGTSLRKDHAHPRTGRP, from the coding sequence ATGGAAGACGCACTCCGCCCTGTGATCGTGATATGCGCCTCCGTGCTGATCACCCTGGCCATCGGGTGGGCCACCGACCGGCTGCTGCACAAGGCCGCCGAACGCAACCACGACTCCCCGCTGTGGGAGCTGCTGCGCCGCGCTCGCATCCCTTACCAGCTCGTGCTGTGCACCGCCCTGCTCCGCGGATCGTACGACCAGACGAAGGTGCTGGAGCGGCACCAGGCCGGCATCGCCCGGACCCTGACCCTGGTGCTGATCGGCTCCGCCGCCTGGCTGGTGATCCGGATCGCCGCCGCGGTCGTCGAGACCACCTACAGGCGCTATGCGCGCGTCCACCAGGACGCGGCCCGGGTCCGCCGGGTGCGCACCCAGGTGGAGCTGATCATGCGGGTGGTCTCCGCGATCGTCATCGTCGTGGCAATCGCCTCCATGCTGCTCACGTTCCCGGCGATGCGCGCGGCCGGGGCCTCGCTGCTGGCCTCGGCAGGCATCCTCGGCATCGTCGCCGGGGTCGCCGCCCAGTCGACGCTGTCCAACATGTTCGCCGGGCTGCAGATCGCCTTCGGCGACATGGTGCGCATCGGCGACACGGTCGTCGTGGACGGCGAGTGGGGCACGGTCGACGAGATCACTCTGACCTTCCTGACGGTACGGACCTGGGACGAGCGCCGGATCACCATGCCGGTGTCGTACTTCACCTCCAAACCCTTCGAGAACTGGTCGCGGGGCACCCCGCAGATGACCGGCACCGTCTTCTGGCACCTCGACCACAGCGCGCCCGTCGAGGCGATGCGCGAGAAACTGCGCGACATCCTGCGCGAGTGCCCGGCGTGGGACGGCCGTTCCTACAGCCTGGTGGTGACGGACAGCACGCCGAGCACCCTCCAGGTGCGCGCTCTGATGACCGCGAAGGACTCCGCCGACATCTGGACGGTTCGGGTCGCCGTCCGCGAGCAGATGATCACCTGGCTGGTGCGGGAACACCCCTATGCGCTCCCCCGGGTCAACACCGCCGCCGCGGTACTCCCGCCGCACCACCTCCCCTCCCTCGACGGCACGTCCCTGCGCAAGGACCACGCGCACCCACGCACCGGCCGGCCCTGA
- a CDS encoding SDR family NAD(P)-dependent oxidoreductase — MTRNIVISGGGTGIGLATAQAFAADGDRVLLLGRRAEVLEKAGVPGALTRAADLSEPGQVRGVARFVAEEFGTVDVLVHSAGGAGHLEPPSGSEDPLDRVAHDWTVNFRQNALTAALLTEALKSRLAEPGGRVLFVSSIAAYRGSGTGAYAAAKAGLHPYAHDLARQLGPRGITVNVVAPGFVEDTEFFGDTMDEARRARLVGDTLTGRAGTPGDVAATLHWLASPAAGHVTSQVIQVNGGAERGQ, encoded by the coding sequence ATGACGCGCAACATCGTGATCAGTGGAGGCGGTACGGGCATCGGGCTGGCGACAGCGCAGGCGTTCGCCGCGGACGGGGACCGGGTGCTGTTGCTCGGGCGGCGGGCCGAGGTGCTGGAGAAGGCCGGTGTGCCCGGGGCGCTCACCCGTGCGGCAGACCTCTCCGAGCCCGGTCAGGTCCGCGGGGTGGCCCGGTTCGTCGCCGAGGAGTTCGGCACCGTCGACGTGCTCGTGCACAGCGCGGGCGGCGCCGGGCATCTGGAGCCGCCGTCCGGCAGCGAGGACCCCCTGGACCGGGTGGCCCACGACTGGACAGTCAATTTCAGACAGAACGCGCTGACGGCCGCGCTCCTCACCGAAGCGCTCAAGAGCCGGCTCGCCGAGCCCGGCGGGCGGGTGCTCTTCGTCAGTTCCATCGCCGCCTACCGGGGTTCGGGCACCGGCGCCTACGCGGCGGCCAAGGCCGGCCTGCACCCGTACGCGCACGACCTGGCCCGGCAGCTCGGGCCGCGCGGCATCACCGTGAACGTGGTCGCGCCGGGGTTCGTCGAGGACACCGAGTTCTTCGGGGACACCATGGACGAGGCCCGGCGGGCGAGGCTCGTCGGCGACACGCTGACCGGCCGCGCCGGGACACCGGGAGACGTGGCGGCGACGCTGCACTGGCTGGCCTCGCCCGCCGCCGGGCACGTCACCTCCCAGGTGATCCAGGTCAACGGCGGCGCGGAGCGCGGGCAGTGA
- a CDS encoding Na+/H+ antiporter yields MDQLALLFVLLLGALVSVPVADRFGVPAPVLMTLFGGALAVADFVPNVDIPPELILPGLLPPLLYAAVRRTSWRQFAANIRPIFLLAVALVFVTTVCVAYVANAIVPGLPIAAAVALGALIAPPDPVAATSVAGQLGLPRRLVSILEGEGLFNDVTAIVLYHVAIAAVVSGTFSAWRAGLDLVLSAVVAVAVGLLLGWGANRLMDLLGDPTLQIGMTLLVPYASYVLAEKLHGSGVLAVLTTALFLAEYATDADDVMTRLAGHTFWDIIDTLVTGVAFGLIGLELHNAIRTAAGRWGELLGWAAAVVGVVIVVRLMWLLPATWLTKRLHARRDYDEEIPVSWRETVVMWWSGMRGVASVALALAVPLKTHAGSPFPDRDEIVFIAFGVIVVTLVLQGLTLPWLVKRLGVRTDSEREKEFEKELAVRAAKAARRRLREIEQVEDLPEDLAEQMLRRAFDIGIRISPDMGEEERREAQYQRARRLKRIRRIQNEMMSAARHEVLAARSEPGSDPEIVDRVLRHLDVRSLR; encoded by the coding sequence GTGGACCAGTTGGCCCTGCTGTTCGTCCTGCTGCTGGGGGCCCTGGTGAGCGTGCCGGTGGCGGACCGGTTCGGGGTGCCGGCGCCGGTGTTGATGACGCTGTTCGGCGGAGCCCTCGCGGTGGCCGACTTCGTGCCCAACGTGGACATCCCACCCGAGCTGATCCTGCCCGGGCTGCTGCCGCCGCTGCTCTACGCCGCCGTGCGCCGCACCTCCTGGCGGCAGTTCGCGGCCAACATCCGGCCGATCTTCCTGCTGGCCGTCGCCCTGGTGTTCGTGACGACCGTGTGCGTGGCGTACGTCGCGAACGCCATCGTGCCCGGGCTGCCGATCGCCGCGGCCGTAGCGCTCGGCGCGCTGATCGCCCCGCCCGACCCGGTCGCCGCGACCAGCGTGGCCGGACAGCTGGGGCTGCCGCGCCGCCTGGTGTCGATCCTGGAGGGCGAGGGACTCTTCAACGACGTCACGGCCATCGTGCTGTACCACGTGGCGATCGCCGCGGTCGTGAGCGGCACCTTCTCGGCATGGCGGGCCGGGCTGGACCTGGTGCTGTCCGCGGTCGTCGCGGTGGCCGTCGGCCTGCTGCTCGGCTGGGGTGCGAACAGGCTGATGGACCTGCTCGGCGATCCGACCCTGCAGATCGGCATGACCCTGCTGGTGCCGTACGCCTCCTACGTGCTCGCGGAGAAGCTGCACGGCTCCGGGGTGCTCGCGGTGCTCACCACGGCGCTCTTCCTCGCCGAGTACGCCACCGACGCCGATGACGTCATGACCCGGCTGGCCGGGCACACCTTCTGGGACATCATCGACACCCTCGTCACCGGTGTGGCCTTCGGGCTCATCGGTCTGGAGCTGCACAACGCCATCCGTACGGCCGCGGGCCGCTGGGGGGAGCTGCTCGGCTGGGCCGCGGCCGTCGTCGGCGTGGTGATCGTCGTACGGCTGATGTGGCTGCTGCCCGCGACCTGGCTGACCAAACGGCTGCACGCGCGGCGGGACTACGACGAGGAGATCCCGGTCAGCTGGCGGGAGACCGTGGTGATGTGGTGGTCGGGGATGCGCGGGGTGGCCTCGGTGGCACTCGCACTGGCCGTCCCGCTCAAGACCCACGCCGGCTCCCCCTTCCCCGACCGGGACGAGATCGTCTTCATCGCCTTCGGGGTCATCGTCGTCACGTTGGTGCTCCAGGGGCTCACCCTGCCGTGGCTGGTCAAGCGGCTGGGGGTGCGGACCGACTCCGAACGGGAGAAGGAGTTCGAGAAGGAGCTGGCGGTGCGCGCGGCCAAGGCGGCCAGGCGCAGGCTGCGGGAGATCGAGCAGGTGGAGGATCTGCCCGAGGACCTGGCGGAGCAGATGCTGCGGCGCGCCTTCGACATCGGCATCCGGATCAGCCCGGACATGGGGGAGGAGGAGCGCCGGGAGGCGCAGTACCAGCGGGCCAGGCGGCTCAAGCGCATCCGGCGCATCCAGAACGAGATGATGAGCGCGGCACGTCACGAGGTGCTGGCGGCGCGGAGCGAGCCGGGGTCGGACCCGGAGATCGTGGACCGGGTGCTGCGCCATCTAGACGTGCGCAGCCTGCGGTGA
- a CDS encoding GNAT family N-acetyltransferase, with translation MSAAPYTVRVAEDVADREACFAVRKEVFVHEQGVAEDIEYDAYDAGAVHVLAIREDGVPLGTGRLLSGKAAVAKTGADASVGSLGRLAVSRAARGLGVGAALVRAIEDAARARGLTAVDLHAQTQALGFYERLGYAAYGPEFPDADMPHRAMRRAL, from the coding sequence GTGAGCGCGGCGCCGTACACCGTCCGGGTCGCCGAGGACGTCGCCGACCGCGAAGCCTGCTTCGCGGTCCGCAAGGAGGTCTTCGTGCACGAACAGGGCGTTGCCGAGGACATCGAGTACGACGCCTACGACGCCGGCGCCGTGCATGTGCTGGCGATCCGCGAGGACGGTGTGCCGCTCGGCACCGGGCGGCTGCTGTCCGGCAAGGCGGCCGTCGCCAAGACCGGCGCGGACGCGTCGGTGGGCTCCCTGGGGCGGCTCGCCGTCTCCCGGGCGGCGCGCGGGCTCGGAGTCGGCGCGGCCCTGGTGCGGGCCATCGAGGACGCGGCACGCGCGCGTGGCCTCACCGCGGTGGACCTGCACGCACAGACCCAGGCACTGGGCTTCTACGAGCGCCTCGGCTACGCGGCGTACGGCCCCGAGTTCCCGGACGCGGACATGCCGCACCGGGCGATGCGCCGGGCCCTGTAG
- a CDS encoding RluA family pseudouridine synthase — translation MSTIPEIRTLPVPDGLEGERVDAAISRMFGFSRTKAAELAAAGKVQVDGAVVGKSERVRGGAWLEVEMPQAPAPVQVVAEPVEGMEIVHDDDDVVVIVKPVGVAAHPSPGWSGPTVIGGLAAAGYRISTSGAAERQGIVHRLDVGTSGLMVVAKSERAYTSLKRQFKERTVDKRYHTLVQGHPDPTSGTIDAPIGRHPNHDYKWAVTADGKPSVTHYDLLEAFRAASLLDVKLETGRTHQIRVHMAAHRHPCVGDLTYGADPTLAKRLRLTRQWLHAVRLGFEHPADGQWVEFHSDYPEDLQEALDQVREETYA, via the coding sequence GTGAGCACGATTCCCGAGATCCGTACCCTGCCCGTGCCCGACGGCCTGGAGGGCGAGCGTGTCGACGCCGCCATCTCCCGCATGTTCGGCTTCTCTCGCACGAAGGCGGCCGAGCTGGCCGCGGCCGGCAAGGTGCAGGTCGACGGCGCGGTGGTCGGCAAGTCCGAGCGGGTGCGCGGCGGCGCCTGGCTCGAGGTCGAGATGCCGCAGGCGCCCGCGCCGGTGCAGGTGGTCGCCGAGCCGGTCGAGGGCATGGAGATCGTGCACGACGACGATGACGTGGTCGTCATCGTCAAGCCGGTCGGCGTGGCCGCGCACCCCTCGCCGGGCTGGAGCGGCCCCACCGTCATCGGCGGCCTGGCCGCCGCCGGGTACCGGATCTCCACCTCCGGCGCCGCCGAGCGCCAGGGGATCGTGCACCGCCTGGACGTCGGCACCTCGGGCCTGATGGTGGTCGCCAAGTCGGAGCGGGCGTACACCTCGCTCAAGCGCCAGTTCAAGGAGCGCACGGTCGACAAGCGCTACCACACCCTGGTCCAGGGCCACCCGGACCCGACGAGCGGGACCATCGACGCCCCCATCGGCCGACACCCGAACCACGACTACAAGTGGGCGGTCACGGCCGACGGCAAGCCCTCCGTGACCCACTACGACCTCCTCGAGGCGTTCCGCGCCGCCTCGCTGCTGGACGTGAAGCTGGAGACCGGCCGCACCCACCAGATCCGCGTCCACATGGCCGCCCACCGCCACCCCTGCGTCGGCGACCTCACCTACGGCGCCGACCCGACGCTCGCCAAGCGGCTGCGCCTGACCCGCCAGTGGCTGCACGCCGTGCGGCTCGGCTTCGAGCACCCCGCGGACGGGCAGTGGGTGGAGTTCCACAGCGACTACCCCGAGGACCTGCAGGAGGCCCTCGACCAGGTCCGCGAGGAGACGTACGCGTGA